The following are from one region of the Amia ocellicauda isolate fAmiCal2 chromosome 1, fAmiCal2.hap1, whole genome shotgun sequence genome:
- the kctd3 gene encoding BTB/POZ domain-containing protein KCTD3 isoform X1, whose product MAGSSSSFVSGFGEIIQLNVGGTRFSTSRQTLMWIPDSFFSSLLSGRISTLRDETGAIFIDRDPTAFAPILNFLRTKELDLRGVNINVLRHEAEFYGITPLVRRLLLCEELERSSCGSVLFHGYLPPPAIPNRTVNAAAAAAPLPEERAGLSVPEGGPPRSSPQPALPGPPSAEGPQQLGSPVDPRKVLIVAGHHNWIVAAYAHFVICYRIKESSGWQQVFSSPFLDWAIERVALNAKVVGGPHGDKDKMVAVASESSIILWSIQDGGSGSEIGVFSLGVPVDALFFIGNQLVATSHTGKVGVWNAVTQHWQVQDVVPITSYDTAGSFLLLGCNNGSIYYIDMQKFPLRMKDNDLLVTELYHDPSNDAITALSVYLTPKTTPDVSKAIAALSLRDAVFLGVSGNWIEIAYGTSSGAVRVIVQHPETVGSGPQLFQTFTVHRSPVTKIMLSEKHLVSVCADNNHVRTWTVTRFRGMISTQPGSTPLASFKILSLEETESHGSYSSGNDIGPFGERDDQQVFIQKVIPITNKLFVRLSSTGKRICEIQAVDGTTISCFTVRECEGSSRMGSRPRRYLFTGHGNGSIQMWDLTTAMDTVGKPEDKAKKDVGEELCLRNYVGGPTEEELLKLLDQCDLSTSRCATPNISPAPSVVQHSRLRESCSSLQLHPQDTIPESATYGAVRPYRESPLLARARRTESFHSYKDFQPFTLGKSLLDRGSYEHGSLSLVPATEARRSLAECGSGDKRGSAVQLWSGRAVDGPPDPLRPAPDSPGDSKKKGPEEEGDGKLEGKKKSAFEGSFLGRKKAPPVPQLASSSPPPSCGAEGGSESPGTTSASPSPTKMATSPRHRKNDSSQEYSL is encoded by the exons AACGTCGGCGGCACAAG ATTCAGCACCTCCAGACAAACTCTAATGTGGATCCCAGACTCGTTCTTCTCCAG TTTGCTAAGTGGCAGGATATCAACACTGCGAGATGAAACTGGAGCG aTATTTATTGACAGGGACCCAACAGCATTTGCACCAATTCTGAATTTCCTTCGAACCAAAGAACTAGATCTCCG GGGCGTGAACATAAATGTCCTTCGACACGAGGCAGAATTTTATGGCATCACACCATTGG TGCGAAGGTTGCTTCTGTGCGAGGAGCTGGAGCGATCGTCATGTGGCAGTGTGCTGTTCCACGGATACCTCCCCCCACCTG CCATTCCCAACCGCACGGTGAATGCAGCCGCAGCGGCCGCCCCCCTGCCGGAGGAGAGAGCGGGGCTGAGCGTGCCTGAAGGAGGCCCTCCGAGGAGCAGCCCGCAGCCTGCCCTCCCGGGGCCCCCTAGCGCAGAGGGGCCCCAGCAGCTGG GGTCCCCTGTAGATCCAAGGAAAGTGTTAATTGTAGCCGGTCATCACAACTGGATTGTAGCAGCGTATGCCCATTTTGTCATCTGTTACAG GATCAAAGAGTCCTCCGGCTGGCAGCAGGTTTTCTCCAGCCCTTTCCTGGACTGGGCCATCGAGCGGGTGGCTCTCAACGCCAAGGTGGTGGGCGGCCCCCATGGGGACAAGGACAAAATGGTGGCGGTGGCGTCCGAGAGCAGCATCATCCTGTGGAGCATCCAGGACGGGGGCAGCGGCAGCGAGATAG GAGTGTTCAGCCTAGGAGTGCCGGTGGATGCCCTGTTCTTCATTGGAAACCAGCTGGTTGCCACTAGTCACACAGGGAAGGTGGGCGTGTGGAATGCTGTGACGCAACACTGGCAG GTTCAGGATGTGGTTCCTATCACCAGTTACGACACTGCAGGCTCCTTCCTCCTCTTGGGCTGCAACAATGGCTCcatctactacatag ACATGCAGAAGTTCCCTTTAAGAATGAAGGACAACGATCTTCTGGTGACAGAGCTGTACCATGACCCATCCAACGATGCCATCACAGCCCTGAGCGTCTATCTCACACCGAAGACCA CGCCAGATGTTTCTAAGGCAATAGCTGCTCTGTCACTGAGAGATGCTGTGTTTTTAGGTGTGAGCGGGAACTGGATTGAGATTGCCTACGGCACCAGCTCGGGGGCGGTCAGAGTGATCGTGCAGCACCCCGAGACCGTGGGCTCTGGGCCCCAGCTCTTCCAGACCTTCACCGTGCACCGCAGCCCCGTCACCAAGATCATGCTGTCCGAGAAACACCTGGTCTCAG TGTGTGCCGACAACAACCACGTGCGCACCTGGACGGTGACGCGCTTCAGGGGCATGATCTCCACGCAGCCTGGCTCCACCCCTCTGGCCTCCTTCAAGATCCTGTCCCTGGAGGAGACCGAGAGCCACGGCAGCTACTCCTCGGGCAACGACATCG GCCCATTCGGTGAGAGGGATGACCAGCAAGTTTTCATCCAGAAAGTTATCCCCATAACCAACAAGCTGTTTGTGCGCTTATCTTCGACAGGCAAACG CATCTGTGAGATCCAGGCGGTGGACGGCACCACCATCTCCTGCTTCACGGTGCGGGAGTGCGAAGGCTCCAGCCGGATGGGCTCCAGGCCGCGCCGCTACCTCTTCACTGGCCACGGCAACGGCAGCATCCAGATGTGGGACCTCACCACGGCCATGGACACGGTCGGCAAGCCCGAGGACAAGGCCAAGAAGGACGTGGGTGAGGAGCTGTGTTTGCGTAATT ATGTGGGCGGCCCAACAGAAGAGGAGCTGCTGAAGCTGCTGGACCAGTGTGACCTCAGCACCTCCCGCTGCGCCACGCCCAACATCAGCCCCGCCCCCTCCGTGGTGCAGCACAGCCGCCTGCGTGAGTCCTGCTCCAG TCTGCAGCTGCACCCCCAGGACACCATTCCCGAGAGCGCCACCTACGGGGCAGTGAGGCCCTACAGAGAGAGCCCCCTGCTGGCCCGCGCCCGGCGCACCGAGAGCTTCCACAGCTACAAGGACTTCCAGCCCTTCACCCTGGGCAAGAGCCTGCTGGACAGGGGCAGCTATGAGCACGGCAGCCTGTCTCTGGTGCCGGCGACAGAAGCCCGGCGCAGTCTGGCCGAGTGCGGCTCTGGGGACAAGAGAGGCTCGGCAGTGCAGCTGTGGTCCGGCAGAGCGGTCGACGGCCCGCCAGACCCCCTCCGACCGGCGCCCGACAGCCCCGGGGACTCCAAGAAGAAGGGgccggaggaggagggggacgGGAAGCTGGAGGGCAAGAAGAAGAGCGCGTTTGAAGGGAGCTTCCTCGGGAGGAAGAAGGCGCCCCCTGTACCTCAGCTGGCATCGTCGTCGCCGCCACCCTCCTGTGGCGCAGAGGGCGGGAGCGAGTCCCCCGGCACAACCTCCGCCTCCCCGTCCCCCACCAAGATGGCCACCTCCCCCCGCCACCGGAAGAACGACTCCTCCCAGGAGTACAGCTTGTGA
- the kctd3 gene encoding BTB/POZ domain-containing protein KCTD3 isoform X2, whose protein sequence is MAGSSSSFVSGFGEIIQLNVGGTRFSTSRQTLMWIPDSFFSSLLSGRISTLRDETGAIFIDRDPTAFAPILNFLRTKELDLRGVNINVLRHEAEFYGITPLVRRLLLCEELERSSCGSVLFHGYLPPPAIPNRTVNAAAAAAPLPEERAGLSVPEGGPPRSSPQPALPGPPSAEGPQQLGSPVDPRKVLIVAGHHNWIVAAYAHFVICYRIKESSGWQQVFSSPFLDWAIERVALNAKVVGGPHGDKDKMVAVASESSIILWSIQDGGSGSEIGVFSLGVPVDALFFIGNQLVATSHTGKVGVWNAVTQHWQVQDVVPITSYDTAGSFLLLGCNNGSIYYIDMQKFPLRMKDNDLLVTELYHDPSNDAITALSVYLTPKTTPDVSKAIAALSLRDAVFLGVSGNWIEIAYGTSSGAVRVIVQHPETVGSGPQLFQTFTVHRSPVTKIMLSEKHLVSVCADNNHVRTWTVTRFRGMISTQPGSTPLASFKILSLEETESHGSYSSGNDIGPFGERDDQQVFIQKVIPITNKLFVRLSSTGKRICEIQAVDGTTISCFTVRECEGSSRMGSRPRRYLFTGHGNGSIQMWDLTTAMDTVGKPEDKAKKDVDVGGPTEEELLKLLDQCDLSTSRCATPNISPAPSVVQHSRLRESCSSLQLHPQDTIPESATYGAVRPYRESPLLARARRTESFHSYKDFQPFTLGKSLLDRGSYEHGSLSLVPATEARRSLAECGSGDKRGSAVQLWSGRAVDGPPDPLRPAPDSPGDSKKKGPEEEGDGKLEGKKKSAFEGSFLGRKKAPPVPQLASSSPPPSCGAEGGSESPGTTSASPSPTKMATSPRHRKNDSSQEYSL, encoded by the exons AACGTCGGCGGCACAAG ATTCAGCACCTCCAGACAAACTCTAATGTGGATCCCAGACTCGTTCTTCTCCAG TTTGCTAAGTGGCAGGATATCAACACTGCGAGATGAAACTGGAGCG aTATTTATTGACAGGGACCCAACAGCATTTGCACCAATTCTGAATTTCCTTCGAACCAAAGAACTAGATCTCCG GGGCGTGAACATAAATGTCCTTCGACACGAGGCAGAATTTTATGGCATCACACCATTGG TGCGAAGGTTGCTTCTGTGCGAGGAGCTGGAGCGATCGTCATGTGGCAGTGTGCTGTTCCACGGATACCTCCCCCCACCTG CCATTCCCAACCGCACGGTGAATGCAGCCGCAGCGGCCGCCCCCCTGCCGGAGGAGAGAGCGGGGCTGAGCGTGCCTGAAGGAGGCCCTCCGAGGAGCAGCCCGCAGCCTGCCCTCCCGGGGCCCCCTAGCGCAGAGGGGCCCCAGCAGCTGG GGTCCCCTGTAGATCCAAGGAAAGTGTTAATTGTAGCCGGTCATCACAACTGGATTGTAGCAGCGTATGCCCATTTTGTCATCTGTTACAG GATCAAAGAGTCCTCCGGCTGGCAGCAGGTTTTCTCCAGCCCTTTCCTGGACTGGGCCATCGAGCGGGTGGCTCTCAACGCCAAGGTGGTGGGCGGCCCCCATGGGGACAAGGACAAAATGGTGGCGGTGGCGTCCGAGAGCAGCATCATCCTGTGGAGCATCCAGGACGGGGGCAGCGGCAGCGAGATAG GAGTGTTCAGCCTAGGAGTGCCGGTGGATGCCCTGTTCTTCATTGGAAACCAGCTGGTTGCCACTAGTCACACAGGGAAGGTGGGCGTGTGGAATGCTGTGACGCAACACTGGCAG GTTCAGGATGTGGTTCCTATCACCAGTTACGACACTGCAGGCTCCTTCCTCCTCTTGGGCTGCAACAATGGCTCcatctactacatag ACATGCAGAAGTTCCCTTTAAGAATGAAGGACAACGATCTTCTGGTGACAGAGCTGTACCATGACCCATCCAACGATGCCATCACAGCCCTGAGCGTCTATCTCACACCGAAGACCA CGCCAGATGTTTCTAAGGCAATAGCTGCTCTGTCACTGAGAGATGCTGTGTTTTTAGGTGTGAGCGGGAACTGGATTGAGATTGCCTACGGCACCAGCTCGGGGGCGGTCAGAGTGATCGTGCAGCACCCCGAGACCGTGGGCTCTGGGCCCCAGCTCTTCCAGACCTTCACCGTGCACCGCAGCCCCGTCACCAAGATCATGCTGTCCGAGAAACACCTGGTCTCAG TGTGTGCCGACAACAACCACGTGCGCACCTGGACGGTGACGCGCTTCAGGGGCATGATCTCCACGCAGCCTGGCTCCACCCCTCTGGCCTCCTTCAAGATCCTGTCCCTGGAGGAGACCGAGAGCCACGGCAGCTACTCCTCGGGCAACGACATCG GCCCATTCGGTGAGAGGGATGACCAGCAAGTTTTCATCCAGAAAGTTATCCCCATAACCAACAAGCTGTTTGTGCGCTTATCTTCGACAGGCAAACG CATCTGTGAGATCCAGGCGGTGGACGGCACCACCATCTCCTGCTTCACGGTGCGGGAGTGCGAAGGCTCCAGCCGGATGGGCTCCAGGCCGCGCCGCTACCTCTTCACTGGCCACGGCAACGGCAGCATCCAGATGTGGGACCTCACCACGGCCATGGACACGGTCGGCAAGCCCGAGGACAAGGCCAAGAAGGACGTGG ATGTGGGCGGCCCAACAGAAGAGGAGCTGCTGAAGCTGCTGGACCAGTGTGACCTCAGCACCTCCCGCTGCGCCACGCCCAACATCAGCCCCGCCCCCTCCGTGGTGCAGCACAGCCGCCTGCGTGAGTCCTGCTCCAG TCTGCAGCTGCACCCCCAGGACACCATTCCCGAGAGCGCCACCTACGGGGCAGTGAGGCCCTACAGAGAGAGCCCCCTGCTGGCCCGCGCCCGGCGCACCGAGAGCTTCCACAGCTACAAGGACTTCCAGCCCTTCACCCTGGGCAAGAGCCTGCTGGACAGGGGCAGCTATGAGCACGGCAGCCTGTCTCTGGTGCCGGCGACAGAAGCCCGGCGCAGTCTGGCCGAGTGCGGCTCTGGGGACAAGAGAGGCTCGGCAGTGCAGCTGTGGTCCGGCAGAGCGGTCGACGGCCCGCCAGACCCCCTCCGACCGGCGCCCGACAGCCCCGGGGACTCCAAGAAGAAGGGgccggaggaggagggggacgGGAAGCTGGAGGGCAAGAAGAAGAGCGCGTTTGAAGGGAGCTTCCTCGGGAGGAAGAAGGCGCCCCCTGTACCTCAGCTGGCATCGTCGTCGCCGCCACCCTCCTGTGGCGCAGAGGGCGGGAGCGAGTCCCCCGGCACAACCTCCGCCTCCCCGTCCCCCACCAAGATGGCCACCTCCCCCCGCCACCGGAAGAACGACTCCTCCCAGGAGTACAGCTTGTGA
- the kctd3 gene encoding BTB/POZ domain-containing protein KCTD3 isoform X3 has product MAGSSSSFVSGFGEIIQLNVGGTRFSTSRQTLMWIPDSFFSSLLSGRISTLRDETGAIFIDRDPTAFAPILNFLRTKELDLRGVNINVLRHEAEFYGITPLVRRLLLCEELERSSCGSVLFHGYLPPPAIPNRTVNAAAAAAPLPEERAGLSVPEGGPPRSSPQPALPGPPSAEGPQQLGSPVDPRKVLIVAGHHNWIVAAYAHFVICYRIKESSGWQQVFSSPFLDWAIERVALNAKVVGGPHGDKDKMVAVASESSIILWSIQDGGSGSEIGVFSLGVPVDALFFIGNQLVATSHTGKVGVWNAVTQHWQVQDVVPITSYDTAGSFLLLGCNNGSIYYIDMQKFPLRMKDNDLLVTELYHDPSNDAITALSVYLTPKTSVSGNWIEIAYGTSSGAVRVIVQHPETVGSGPQLFQTFTVHRSPVTKIMLSEKHLVSVCADNNHVRTWTVTRFRGMISTQPGSTPLASFKILSLEETESHGSYSSGNDIGPFGERDDQQVFIQKVIPITNKLFVRLSSTGKRICEIQAVDGTTISCFTVRECEGSSRMGSRPRRYLFTGHGNGSIQMWDLTTAMDTVGKPEDKAKKDVGEELCLRNYVGGPTEEELLKLLDQCDLSTSRCATPNISPAPSVVQHSRLRESCSSLQLHPQDTIPESATYGAVRPYRESPLLARARRTESFHSYKDFQPFTLGKSLLDRGSYEHGSLSLVPATEARRSLAECGSGDKRGSAVQLWSGRAVDGPPDPLRPAPDSPGDSKKKGPEEEGDGKLEGKKKSAFEGSFLGRKKAPPVPQLASSSPPPSCGAEGGSESPGTTSASPSPTKMATSPRHRKNDSSQEYSL; this is encoded by the exons AACGTCGGCGGCACAAG ATTCAGCACCTCCAGACAAACTCTAATGTGGATCCCAGACTCGTTCTTCTCCAG TTTGCTAAGTGGCAGGATATCAACACTGCGAGATGAAACTGGAGCG aTATTTATTGACAGGGACCCAACAGCATTTGCACCAATTCTGAATTTCCTTCGAACCAAAGAACTAGATCTCCG GGGCGTGAACATAAATGTCCTTCGACACGAGGCAGAATTTTATGGCATCACACCATTGG TGCGAAGGTTGCTTCTGTGCGAGGAGCTGGAGCGATCGTCATGTGGCAGTGTGCTGTTCCACGGATACCTCCCCCCACCTG CCATTCCCAACCGCACGGTGAATGCAGCCGCAGCGGCCGCCCCCCTGCCGGAGGAGAGAGCGGGGCTGAGCGTGCCTGAAGGAGGCCCTCCGAGGAGCAGCCCGCAGCCTGCCCTCCCGGGGCCCCCTAGCGCAGAGGGGCCCCAGCAGCTGG GGTCCCCTGTAGATCCAAGGAAAGTGTTAATTGTAGCCGGTCATCACAACTGGATTGTAGCAGCGTATGCCCATTTTGTCATCTGTTACAG GATCAAAGAGTCCTCCGGCTGGCAGCAGGTTTTCTCCAGCCCTTTCCTGGACTGGGCCATCGAGCGGGTGGCTCTCAACGCCAAGGTGGTGGGCGGCCCCCATGGGGACAAGGACAAAATGGTGGCGGTGGCGTCCGAGAGCAGCATCATCCTGTGGAGCATCCAGGACGGGGGCAGCGGCAGCGAGATAG GAGTGTTCAGCCTAGGAGTGCCGGTGGATGCCCTGTTCTTCATTGGAAACCAGCTGGTTGCCACTAGTCACACAGGGAAGGTGGGCGTGTGGAATGCTGTGACGCAACACTGGCAG GTTCAGGATGTGGTTCCTATCACCAGTTACGACACTGCAGGCTCCTTCCTCCTCTTGGGCTGCAACAATGGCTCcatctactacatag ACATGCAGAAGTTCCCTTTAAGAATGAAGGACAACGATCTTCTGGTGACAGAGCTGTACCATGACCCATCCAACGATGCCATCACAGCCCTGAGCGTCTATCTCACACCGAAGACCA GTGTGAGCGGGAACTGGATTGAGATTGCCTACGGCACCAGCTCGGGGGCGGTCAGAGTGATCGTGCAGCACCCCGAGACCGTGGGCTCTGGGCCCCAGCTCTTCCAGACCTTCACCGTGCACCGCAGCCCCGTCACCAAGATCATGCTGTCCGAGAAACACCTGGTCTCAG TGTGTGCCGACAACAACCACGTGCGCACCTGGACGGTGACGCGCTTCAGGGGCATGATCTCCACGCAGCCTGGCTCCACCCCTCTGGCCTCCTTCAAGATCCTGTCCCTGGAGGAGACCGAGAGCCACGGCAGCTACTCCTCGGGCAACGACATCG GCCCATTCGGTGAGAGGGATGACCAGCAAGTTTTCATCCAGAAAGTTATCCCCATAACCAACAAGCTGTTTGTGCGCTTATCTTCGACAGGCAAACG CATCTGTGAGATCCAGGCGGTGGACGGCACCACCATCTCCTGCTTCACGGTGCGGGAGTGCGAAGGCTCCAGCCGGATGGGCTCCAGGCCGCGCCGCTACCTCTTCACTGGCCACGGCAACGGCAGCATCCAGATGTGGGACCTCACCACGGCCATGGACACGGTCGGCAAGCCCGAGGACAAGGCCAAGAAGGACGTGGGTGAGGAGCTGTGTTTGCGTAATT ATGTGGGCGGCCCAACAGAAGAGGAGCTGCTGAAGCTGCTGGACCAGTGTGACCTCAGCACCTCCCGCTGCGCCACGCCCAACATCAGCCCCGCCCCCTCCGTGGTGCAGCACAGCCGCCTGCGTGAGTCCTGCTCCAG TCTGCAGCTGCACCCCCAGGACACCATTCCCGAGAGCGCCACCTACGGGGCAGTGAGGCCCTACAGAGAGAGCCCCCTGCTGGCCCGCGCCCGGCGCACCGAGAGCTTCCACAGCTACAAGGACTTCCAGCCCTTCACCCTGGGCAAGAGCCTGCTGGACAGGGGCAGCTATGAGCACGGCAGCCTGTCTCTGGTGCCGGCGACAGAAGCCCGGCGCAGTCTGGCCGAGTGCGGCTCTGGGGACAAGAGAGGCTCGGCAGTGCAGCTGTGGTCCGGCAGAGCGGTCGACGGCCCGCCAGACCCCCTCCGACCGGCGCCCGACAGCCCCGGGGACTCCAAGAAGAAGGGgccggaggaggagggggacgGGAAGCTGGAGGGCAAGAAGAAGAGCGCGTTTGAAGGGAGCTTCCTCGGGAGGAAGAAGGCGCCCCCTGTACCTCAGCTGGCATCGTCGTCGCCGCCACCCTCCTGTGGCGCAGAGGGCGGGAGCGAGTCCCCCGGCACAACCTCCGCCTCCCCGTCCCCCACCAAGATGGCCACCTCCCCCCGCCACCGGAAGAACGACTCCTCCCAGGAGTACAGCTTGTGA
- the kctd3 gene encoding BTB/POZ domain-containing protein KCTD3 isoform X4 — MAGSSSSFVSGFGEIIQLNVGGTRFSTSRQTLMWIPDSFFSSLLSGRISTLRDETGAIFIDRDPTAFAPILNFLRTKELDLRGVNINVLRHEAEFYGITPLVRRLLLCEELERSSCGSVLFHGYLPPPAIPNRTVNAAAAAAPLPEERAGLSVPEGGPPRSSPQPALPGPPSAEGPQQLGSPVDPRKVLIVAGHHNWIVAAYAHFVICYRIKESSGWQQVFSSPFLDWAIERVALNAKVVGGPHGDKDKMVAVASESSIILWSIQDGGSGSEIGVFSLGVPVDALFFIGNQLVATSHTGKVGVWNAVTQHWQVQDVVPITSYDTAGSFLLLGCNNGSIYYIDMQKFPLRMKDNDLLVTELYHDPSNDAITALSVYLTPKTSVSGNWIEIAYGTSSGAVRVIVQHPETVGSGPQLFQTFTVHRSPVTKIMLSEKHLVSVCADNNHVRTWTVTRFRGMISTQPGSTPLASFKILSLEETESHGSYSSGNDIGPFGERDDQQVFIQKVIPITNKLFVRLSSTGKRICEIQAVDGTTISCFTVRECEGSSRMGSRPRRYLFTGHGNGSIQMWDLTTAMDTVGKPEDKAKKDVDVGGPTEEELLKLLDQCDLSTSRCATPNISPAPSVVQHSRLRESCSSLQLHPQDTIPESATYGAVRPYRESPLLARARRTESFHSYKDFQPFTLGKSLLDRGSYEHGSLSLVPATEARRSLAECGSGDKRGSAVQLWSGRAVDGPPDPLRPAPDSPGDSKKKGPEEEGDGKLEGKKKSAFEGSFLGRKKAPPVPQLASSSPPPSCGAEGGSESPGTTSASPSPTKMATSPRHRKNDSSQEYSL; from the exons AACGTCGGCGGCACAAG ATTCAGCACCTCCAGACAAACTCTAATGTGGATCCCAGACTCGTTCTTCTCCAG TTTGCTAAGTGGCAGGATATCAACACTGCGAGATGAAACTGGAGCG aTATTTATTGACAGGGACCCAACAGCATTTGCACCAATTCTGAATTTCCTTCGAACCAAAGAACTAGATCTCCG GGGCGTGAACATAAATGTCCTTCGACACGAGGCAGAATTTTATGGCATCACACCATTGG TGCGAAGGTTGCTTCTGTGCGAGGAGCTGGAGCGATCGTCATGTGGCAGTGTGCTGTTCCACGGATACCTCCCCCCACCTG CCATTCCCAACCGCACGGTGAATGCAGCCGCAGCGGCCGCCCCCCTGCCGGAGGAGAGAGCGGGGCTGAGCGTGCCTGAAGGAGGCCCTCCGAGGAGCAGCCCGCAGCCTGCCCTCCCGGGGCCCCCTAGCGCAGAGGGGCCCCAGCAGCTGG GGTCCCCTGTAGATCCAAGGAAAGTGTTAATTGTAGCCGGTCATCACAACTGGATTGTAGCAGCGTATGCCCATTTTGTCATCTGTTACAG GATCAAAGAGTCCTCCGGCTGGCAGCAGGTTTTCTCCAGCCCTTTCCTGGACTGGGCCATCGAGCGGGTGGCTCTCAACGCCAAGGTGGTGGGCGGCCCCCATGGGGACAAGGACAAAATGGTGGCGGTGGCGTCCGAGAGCAGCATCATCCTGTGGAGCATCCAGGACGGGGGCAGCGGCAGCGAGATAG GAGTGTTCAGCCTAGGAGTGCCGGTGGATGCCCTGTTCTTCATTGGAAACCAGCTGGTTGCCACTAGTCACACAGGGAAGGTGGGCGTGTGGAATGCTGTGACGCAACACTGGCAG GTTCAGGATGTGGTTCCTATCACCAGTTACGACACTGCAGGCTCCTTCCTCCTCTTGGGCTGCAACAATGGCTCcatctactacatag ACATGCAGAAGTTCCCTTTAAGAATGAAGGACAACGATCTTCTGGTGACAGAGCTGTACCATGACCCATCCAACGATGCCATCACAGCCCTGAGCGTCTATCTCACACCGAAGACCA GTGTGAGCGGGAACTGGATTGAGATTGCCTACGGCACCAGCTCGGGGGCGGTCAGAGTGATCGTGCAGCACCCCGAGACCGTGGGCTCTGGGCCCCAGCTCTTCCAGACCTTCACCGTGCACCGCAGCCCCGTCACCAAGATCATGCTGTCCGAGAAACACCTGGTCTCAG TGTGTGCCGACAACAACCACGTGCGCACCTGGACGGTGACGCGCTTCAGGGGCATGATCTCCACGCAGCCTGGCTCCACCCCTCTGGCCTCCTTCAAGATCCTGTCCCTGGAGGAGACCGAGAGCCACGGCAGCTACTCCTCGGGCAACGACATCG GCCCATTCGGTGAGAGGGATGACCAGCAAGTTTTCATCCAGAAAGTTATCCCCATAACCAACAAGCTGTTTGTGCGCTTATCTTCGACAGGCAAACG CATCTGTGAGATCCAGGCGGTGGACGGCACCACCATCTCCTGCTTCACGGTGCGGGAGTGCGAAGGCTCCAGCCGGATGGGCTCCAGGCCGCGCCGCTACCTCTTCACTGGCCACGGCAACGGCAGCATCCAGATGTGGGACCTCACCACGGCCATGGACACGGTCGGCAAGCCCGAGGACAAGGCCAAGAAGGACGTGG ATGTGGGCGGCCCAACAGAAGAGGAGCTGCTGAAGCTGCTGGACCAGTGTGACCTCAGCACCTCCCGCTGCGCCACGCCCAACATCAGCCCCGCCCCCTCCGTGGTGCAGCACAGCCGCCTGCGTGAGTCCTGCTCCAG TCTGCAGCTGCACCCCCAGGACACCATTCCCGAGAGCGCCACCTACGGGGCAGTGAGGCCCTACAGAGAGAGCCCCCTGCTGGCCCGCGCCCGGCGCACCGAGAGCTTCCACAGCTACAAGGACTTCCAGCCCTTCACCCTGGGCAAGAGCCTGCTGGACAGGGGCAGCTATGAGCACGGCAGCCTGTCTCTGGTGCCGGCGACAGAAGCCCGGCGCAGTCTGGCCGAGTGCGGCTCTGGGGACAAGAGAGGCTCGGCAGTGCAGCTGTGGTCCGGCAGAGCGGTCGACGGCCCGCCAGACCCCCTCCGACCGGCGCCCGACAGCCCCGGGGACTCCAAGAAGAAGGGgccggaggaggagggggacgGGAAGCTGGAGGGCAAGAAGAAGAGCGCGTTTGAAGGGAGCTTCCTCGGGAGGAAGAAGGCGCCCCCTGTACCTCAGCTGGCATCGTCGTCGCCGCCACCCTCCTGTGGCGCAGAGGGCGGGAGCGAGTCCCCCGGCACAACCTCCGCCTCCCCGTCCCCCACCAAGATGGCCACCTCCCCCCGCCACCGGAAGAACGACTCCTCCCAGGAGTACAGCTTGTGA